From Chryseobacterium shandongense, the proteins below share one genomic window:
- a CDS encoding NUMOD4 domain-containing protein has translation MDIYQCFLSLYKILLVKHNVDTIALKLPAEFEDQYVKEVIYNRSLSALPGEEWKAVEDFPNYAISSFGRLKSLERWTFLPNKTKGKKEPEMIMKLVVVKQSNQYLQKNFYQFHCTLSSDGKKHRKSMARLVYYHFVEKFDYNDYNIKIAFKDGNSLHLHYTNLEKISHSESRYRTFQSNRARNRNAIYSQPVSQYDIDGNFIADFDSMYIAEKVAGVGCESIMDAAHGVFLTAGGYRWFLSSHSITEKDFDVIPNFKVKHKIFNKTVWKNLGKPLVDRKNPPACMNLSLKDLPGECWKPIPGSGNRFVISNKGRVKRLSGWITEGRKVFLREHILSQYVDFFDGKPYALRCILRHQKRNRYLPVSKALVCCFVREFDMDDKTFAVVNNNEPFWKFDLSKMYLTRGGSVITND, from the coding sequence TTGGATATTTATCAATGTTTTTTATCTTTATATAAGATATTATTAGTAAAACACAACGTTGATACCATTGCATTGAAGCTGCCTGCCGAATTTGAAGACCAGTACGTAAAGGAAGTGATTTACAACCGTTCTTTATCAGCTTTGCCTGGTGAAGAATGGAAAGCTGTGGAAGATTTTCCCAATTATGCCATATCGAGCTTTGGCAGATTAAAGAGTTTGGAGCGTTGGACGTTCTTACCCAACAAAACAAAAGGTAAAAAAGAGCCGGAGATGATTATGAAGCTGGTCGTCGTCAAGCAGTCGAATCAGTATCTTCAAAAAAACTTTTACCAGTTCCATTGTACCCTATCCTCGGATGGCAAAAAGCACCGCAAATCGATGGCGCGGCTGGTTTATTATCACTTTGTCGAAAAATTTGATTACAACGATTACAATATTAAGATCGCATTTAAAGACGGCAACAGCCTGCACCTTCACTACACCAACCTTGAAAAAATATCGCATAGCGAAAGCCGTTACAGAACCTTCCAGAGCAACAGGGCGAGAAACCGAAATGCCATCTATTCACAGCCGGTCTCCCAGTATGACATTGACGGGAATTTTATCGCTGACTTCGACAGTATGTACATCGCTGAAAAGGTGGCCGGTGTCGGCTGTGAAAGCATAATGGATGCCGCACACGGGGTGTTCCTGACAGCCGGCGGCTACCGGTGGTTTCTTAGCAGCCATTCCATTACCGAAAAAGATTTTGACGTAATTCCAAATTTTAAAGTTAAACATAAGATTTTCAATAAAACGGTGTGGAAAAACCTCGGGAAACCTTTAGTTGACAGGAAGAATCCTCCCGCCTGTATGAACCTGTCTTTGAAAGACCTGCCCGGTGAATGCTGGAAGCCGATACCCGGTTCAGGAAACCGATTTGTGATTTCAAATAAAGGACGGGTTAAGCGCCTGAGCGGATGGATCACTGAAGGCCGGAAAGTCTTCCTGAGGGAACACATCCTCTCCCAATATGTCGATTTCTTTGATGGGAAGCCTTATGCCCTGCGCTGTATCCTGCGGCATCAGAAAAGAAACAGATATTTACCGGTTTCCAAAGCGCTGGTCTGCTGTTTCGTCCGGGAATTTGATATGGACGACAAAACATTTGCGGTGGTTAATAATAATGAACCGTTCTGGAAATTTGATCTGTCTAAAATGTATTTGACTCGTGGTGGCTCGGTAATTACAAATGATTAG
- a CDS encoding alpha/beta hydrolase — protein MKRLSVLAVVSLMLLGQSCTQHTNNKNSEKMNDTAKTEHYTFELSDKVTRQKVTFKNRYGITLSGDLYTPKNPGSEPLAALAISGPFGAVKEQSSGLYANQMAERGFVALAFDPSYTGESGGEPRAVASPDINTEDFSAAVDYLGIQKNIDRKKIGIIGICGFGGFALNATAIDKRVKAVAVTSMYDMTRVMSKGYNDAVTLEQRTKTLEQLGEQRWKDAETGTFQPGAILNPEKLKGDEPQFVKEYHDYYRTPRGFHERSLNSTGAWNATNALSFMNMPILTYIKEISPRPLLIIAGEKAHSRYFSEDAFKAAAEPKELMIIPNAVHVDLYDKVEIIPFAKLETFFKDNLK, from the coding sequence ATGAAAAGATTATCAGTTTTAGCAGTAGTAAGCCTGATGCTTTTAGGGCAATCCTGCACACAGCATACGAACAATAAAAATTCAGAGAAAATGAACGATACAGCAAAAACAGAACACTATACATTCGAGTTAAGCGATAAAGTAACCCGCCAAAAGGTAACTTTTAAAAACCGCTACGGCATTACTTTATCTGGCGATTTATACACCCCGAAAAATCCCGGCAGCGAGCCATTGGCGGCACTTGCCATTAGTGGACCATTCGGGGCTGTGAAAGAACAATCTTCGGGATTGTATGCCAATCAAATGGCAGAGCGTGGATTTGTCGCATTGGCATTTGACCCGTCCTATACGGGCGAGAGTGGCGGCGAACCCCGTGCCGTTGCTTCGCCTGATATTAATACAGAAGATTTCAGCGCAGCGGTAGATTATCTTGGCATACAGAAAAACATTGACCGTAAGAAAATAGGCATCATTGGTATTTGTGGCTTTGGCGGTTTTGCCTTAAACGCCACTGCCATTGACAAACGTGTAAAAGCCGTTGCCGTTACCAGTATGTACGATATGACGAGGGTAATGTCAAAAGGTTATAATGATGCCGTTACATTGGAGCAGCGCACAAAAACATTAGAGCAGTTGGGCGAACAGCGTTGGAAAGATGCTGAAACAGGAACATTCCAACCCGGAGCAATATTAAATCCTGAAAAGCTGAAAGGAGATGAGCCGCAATTTGTAAAAGAATACCACGACTATTACCGTACACCACGAGGCTTTCACGAACGTTCCCTTAACTCAACAGGTGCGTGGAATGCCACCAATGCTTTATCGTTTATGAATATGCCGATACTGACCTACATCAAAGAGATTTCGCCAAGACCGCTTTTAATCATCGCAGGAGAAAAGGCACACTCCCGTTATTTCAGCGAGGATGCTTTTAAAGCAGCAGCAGAACCAAAGGAGCTAATGATTATCCCGAATGCCGTACACGTAGATTTATACGATAAGGTTGAGATTATTCCTTTCGCCAAGTTGGAAACATTCTTTAAAGACAATTTGAAGTAA
- a CDS encoding addiction module toxin RelE: protein MMIYHSNRTYLMDAQFNFQLRSAKDKKDWDQITAYYKTYCDRTTALRYARKLSRIFKSEIRMTEGADPFKTSGTYINANNA from the coding sequence ATGATGATTTACCATTCTAACAGGACGTACCTTATGGATGCACAGTTTAATTTTCAGCTCAGGTCTGCTAAAGATAAAAAAGACTGGGATCAGATTACGGCTTACTATAAGACCTATTGCGACCGGACAACAGCTCTACGCTATGCCCGAAAGCTTTCACGGATTTTCAAATCGGAAATCAGAATGACGGAGGGTGCAGACCCTTTTAAAACAAGTGGAACATACATTAATGCAAACAACGCTTAA
- a CDS encoding helix-turn-helix domain-containing protein gives MFQSLTPYFDSNVKPTEGVTHLKLLEGIHALLNNSEVFYPILFDFAEPWKIDLLEFLNENYMQELSMEQIAAFTGRSLATFKRDFKKISNLTPQKWLINKRLEMAYIKLKEEKKKVQEVYTEVGFKNLSHFSTAFKKQYGIPPTEI, from the coding sequence TTGTTTCAATCACTTACTCCGTATTTCGACAGCAATGTAAAACCAACAGAGGGCGTGACACATTTAAAACTATTGGAGGGCATTCACGCTTTGCTCAACAATTCAGAAGTATTTTACCCGATACTTTTCGACTTTGCTGAACCGTGGAAAATTGACCTTTTAGAGTTCCTGAATGAAAATTATATGCAGGAGCTTTCAATGGAACAAATAGCGGCATTTACTGGGCGGAGTTTGGCAACATTCAAAAGGGATTTTAAAAAGATAAGCAACCTTACGCCGCAAAAATGGCTCATCAATAAACGTCTGGAAATGGCCTACATCAAACTCAAAGAAGAAAAGAAAAAAGTACAGGAAGTTTATACGGAAGTTGGCTTTAAAAACCTTTCCCACTTTTCTACTGCATTTAAAAAGCAATACGGCATCCCACCGACAGAAATATAA
- a CDS encoding PRTRC system protein C, with product MLLATRLDRVFILKENGQDIRLPDPEPQWTVETVINFYANTYPILTTSKISAPKIKDDAVEYRFESVVGTKG from the coding sequence ATGTTACTTGCAACACGATTAGACCGGGTTTTTATACTCAAAGAAAACGGTCAGGACATAAGACTGCCTGACCCTGAACCGCAATGGACGGTGGAAACGGTAATAAACTTTTACGCCAACACGTACCCAATTTTGACCACCTCAAAAATTTCAGCCCCAAAAATCAAAGATGATGCGGTAGAATACCGATTTGAAAGCGTCGTCGGAACAAAGGGCTGA
- a CDS encoding single-stranded DNA-binding protein → MNTIVGRITKNAEINILKNDRQVVNFSIAINDNYKTKQGEIKEQTTFYNCSYWINAKIAPYLIKGTLVELSGRISSNAWIGKDGEIKSGLNFHTSRIKLHGKANTKNTQQQQTSETPKGNPFTEDENDDLPF, encoded by the coding sequence ATGAACACCATCGTAGGTAGAATAACCAAAAACGCAGAAATCAACATTCTTAAAAACGACAGACAGGTCGTTAATTTTTCAATCGCCATCAACGATAACTACAAGACAAAACAGGGCGAAATTAAAGAGCAGACTACTTTTTATAATTGCTCGTACTGGATTAACGCCAAAATCGCTCCGTATCTCATCAAAGGGACTTTGGTGGAATTATCGGGAAGAATCAGCAGTAATGCGTGGATAGGAAAAGACGGTGAAATTAAATCGGGTCTTAATTTCCACACCTCAAGAATTAAGCTTCACGGAAAAGCCAACACAAAAAACACCCAACAACAGCAGACTTCGGAAACGCCTAAAGGCAATCCTTTTACAGAAGATGAAAATGATGATTTACCATTCTAA
- a CDS encoding sugar O-acetyltransferase yields MEIETTDIFERLRNGESVPFSDPQYSKIGQACYDTKKLLLQMNGTAEPHEVRSLLSQITGRGIDETTTVFTPLHINYGRHTQIGKNVFINFDCVFLDLGGITIEDNVLIAPKVSLLSEGHPVTPGTRATLTTGHIHIKKNAWIGAGATIMQGVTIGENAIVAAGAVVSKDVPDNTIVGGIPAKIIKSI; encoded by the coding sequence ATGGAAATAGAAACGACAGATATATTTGAACGGTTACGTAATGGGGAAAGCGTACCATTCAGCGACCCTCAATATTCCAAAATAGGACAAGCCTGTTACGATACAAAGAAATTATTGCTTCAAATGAACGGCACAGCCGAGCCGCACGAAGTGAGAAGTTTATTAAGCCAAATTACAGGAAGAGGGATTGACGAAACCACAACCGTATTTACACCGCTACACATCAACTACGGTCGGCATACCCAAATCGGTAAAAACGTATTCATCAACTTCGATTGCGTGTTTCTTGATTTGGGCGGCATCACTATTGAAGACAATGTACTGATAGCTCCAAAGGTCAGCTTGCTGTCCGAGGGACACCCCGTAACGCCTGGAACAAGAGCAACACTGACCACAGGGCATATCCACATCAAAAAGAATGCTTGGATTGGCGCAGGTGCAACCATTATGCAGGGCGTAACTATTGGCGAAAATGCCATAGTAGCCGCAGGTGCGGTCGTTTCTAAAGACGTTCCCGATAATACGATTGTAGGCGGTATTCCTGCAAAAATCATTAAGTCAATTTAA